One genomic window of Solanum stenotomum isolate F172 chromosome 9, ASM1918654v1, whole genome shotgun sequence includes the following:
- the LOC125877345 gene encoding protein ACCELERATED CELL DEATH 6-like yields MDILFHDACNIITEKLVIVVLPMISVTRRMVVVVPEWTESVGTHEYRAWRDERLVKDIMNATQMHLVVATLIMTATCTVGFTLPGGTESDTNSPNKGMAILLRRITFRTFVVSDVIALTFSDAAVFAYFYIATITIVSSVPELQVIDQLYNNATMLQLLSIAAGLVAFATGMYATLAHSVGLAVTICVINVISYYLVCFMILLPKTRPSENRLNRSIV; encoded by the coding sequence ATGGATATTCTCTTCCATGATGCATGCAACATCATTACCGAAAAGTTGGTCATTGTAGTCCTGCCCATGATATCTGTGACAAGAAGGATGGTGGTGGTGGTACCTGAATGGACGGAGTCGGTGGGTACTCATGAGTATAGAGCTTGGCGAGATGAAAGACTAGTCAAAGACATTATGAATGCAACTCAAATGCATTTAGTTGTGGCAACTCTGATAATGACAGCTACCTGCACCGTTGGTTTTACATTGCCAGGAGGTACTGAAAGCGATACTAATAGCCCTAACAAAGGGATGGCAATTCTATTAAGGAGAATAACATTTCGTACATTTGTTGTTTCAGATGTTATCGCCTTAACATTCTCTGATGCTGCTGTATTCGCCTACTTTTACAttgcaacaataacaatagtaTCATCTGTACCGGAGTTACAAGTTATTGACCAGCTTTATAATAACGCAACTATGTTGCAGCTTCTGTCGATAGCAGCAGGTctagttgcatttgcaactggCATGTATGCTACTTTAGCACATTCAGTTGGTCTTGCCGTTACTATATGTGTTATCAACGTCATCTCTTACTATTTGGTCTGCTTTATGATTCTTCTTCCTAAAACAAGGCCTAGTGAAAATCGTCTGAACAGATCCATTGTGTGA